GTAGAAGAAGATGAAAAATTTTATCTGGAAGAAGATTCTGATGATGTTTTCGTTTCCAAATTTGCAGAATCGCAAAACACGATCTGGTTTGATCAGGATTTAATAGAATATGGTTTTGAGGATGGAAATGTCGGCATTTATGAAAAATTTGCCAACTATTCTTTTGCGGAACAATGGCTTCCTATCCTTATCAACAGACTGAATGAGATCAACCCGGATTTCGATATCAATTCTTTAATTTTTGTAAGCGGAGGGCAGGTTCCCAAGCCGGTTTCCGTAGAAAATGATTTCTTCTCGCTGACTTATATTGGCGGGATTGAATATGAGTTTTAATGAATATATACTCCACAATACAAATTGGTGATTACCATACCAATCAATGCGAGGATGCTTTGATTATAAAAAACATCGGAAGCGACAGATTATTGATCGCGGTCATGGATGGTTGTACAACAGCCATGGAAAGCCACTTTGCCTCAACTTTGGTAAGTAAAATTCTCAGAAAAATTGCAACTGAATTGGGTTATAGAGAATTATACGAAAAATCTCTCGATCATTTGAATGCAGATTTTGAACTTCAGGAAATTCTAAAAAGTCTTTTTAAAGAACTTCTTTCTATAAAAAACCAACTTTTGCTTGATGAAAAAGAATTACTGACAACGCTGATTATTGTTCTTTATCATAAAAAAGAAAAACAGGGTATTGCACTTGCCGTTGGTGACGGACTTGTATGTATCAACGGAGAGTTATTTAATTTTAATCAAGACAACAAACCAGATTATTTAGGGTTTCATCTAAAAGAAGATTTTGACAGCTGGTACCAAAATCAGACTCAGAAAATATTTTTTAATACCATTAAAGATATTTCTATTGCAACAGATGGGATATTTACTTTTTCAAAAATGAAAAGTACAGATCATAAAGCCCAGATTGATCCTGTTGACTATTTATTGATGGATAAAATGGAGGACACTTCGGATGAAATGCTCAATCTGAGAATGAAAAAACTTGAAAATCAATATGGTTTAAAGCCTACCGATGATATTGCCATTATCAGGATAACAAACGAATAATGAATCAAAAACTTCCGCCATGAGCGGAAGTTTTCTTGTCAAAACCAATATGTTCCTTCAACTATAAAGGAATATGCTCTACAGTCAGTTTTTGCCCATTCACATTGATAGAATAGATAAAAAGCGACGGAGTTAATTTTATAATATCTACGACGTCTGTAGATCTGACTTTATCAGAATGATCTTCCTTTTTTTCAATCCAGATCCCCTTTTTGCCATCTTCGGTAATAGACCAATCCCCAATTGCTCTTACAGAACCGTCCAAGCTTCTGATGACATAGGTTCCATTAGATTTGTATTCAGTGGTACCCGATAATTTTTGGGGTTCGGATATGATATTATGCCCTTCCGGATCTAAGATCTTGGTTGTTTTCCATTTTTGGGATACTAATAGCCTGGAAGGGGTCAATTCTGATCTGTAAATTCTCTCAATTCCCAAACATGAAGCGATAATCAGCCCGATGGCTGAAAGCGAAAACACTAAAAAAAGTGTAAGTTTAATTATTCTCATCTTTGTTATTTTTGTGTTTTGTTTTACAAACTTAAGATTATTTTCTTAACCTCCAAATAACACCAACAAAATGAAAACCAAACTCTTGCTCTCGATTTAAATCTACAACCTTTAAATCAAAAATAATTTTTATTAAAACTAAACATTCCTTTTATAAAAGCATATTTTTTTTATTTTTCAATGAAAAATTTATCTGGAATAATTATTTTTATTTTTTTGAATTGAATTAATTTTACATAAAAAATGCAAAAACTTGCTTTATTCTTACTCTTATTTTCCAATTTACTGATCGCACAAAATGACGGTTGGAATAAAATTAAAGAAGATATCTATCAAAAAACAGTTAAAGAGAATTCTACAGAGACGATAAAAGATCCTGATATTGTTACATTTACCACCTTTGGTTTTGCAAAAGGCGAAACTATTCAGTTGGATCCGGCAAAGCAAATAACCTCTGTACAGACCAGTTTTGAGGATTTAAAAAGTTTCATTAAAAGCGATTTAGATCTTAAAAAAAATTCAAAATATCTCGTTAAAATTCAAATGAAAGAGCCTGAAAGTTATAAATACAATATCTTTCTTTTAGATAAAATAACGAAACAAGATAAAGAGAAACTGGAACATTATCTGAAGAAAAATTATGCTTTGACAAGCATCCAATATATTTCTAAAGAAGAAGCAAAAAATAATGCAAAAAAAGAATTAGGAGTTGAGGAAGGCGATCTATTTGAAGAAGATATTTTTCCTGCAAGTTTTCAGCTTTACTCTAAAAAACCTCTTCATTTAGAACCTGTAACAAAGCTTTTTCCAAAAATAGTTGAAGATACCATTGATAATAATCAATTACCGAATTTCATTGTTTTTGATGTAAAAACATAAAAAAACTCCCACTTTTCGTGGAAGTTTTTTCGTTATTGTGAATAAATTATTTCTACTGATTTGATAGGATTGACATCCTATCCTGATATAAGTCGCCACTTCGTGGCTCACTCAATTCATGTTATTTTAATGCGCCTCTAACCAGTTATCTCCTACTCCAACCTCAACTAAAAGAGGAACCTGTGTTTCCACTGCATTTTCCATTTCGGTTTTAATGATATTTTTTGCTACTTCCACCTCGTCAATCGGGGCTTCGAAAATTAATTCGTCATGCACCTGAAGTAACATTTTGGTCTGTAGCTTTTCTTTTTCCAGTTCGTTCTGAATTTTGATCATCGCCATTTTCACCACATCAGCAGCACTTCCCTGAACAGGAGCATTCACCGCATTTCTTTCCGCATGACCTCTCACTACGAAGTTTCCTGAATTAATATCTTTTAAATGACGTTTTCTGCCCAATAATGTCTCCACATACCCCTGCTGACGCGCTTTGTTTACCTGATCAGCCATGTATTCTTTCAGTTTAGGATAGGTTTCAAAATACGCTTCGATCATTTGCTTGGCTTCGGACCTTGATAATCCGGTTTGCTCTGCCAAGGCAAAAGCTCCCTGACCGTAAATAATTCCGAAGTTTACCGTTTTAGCCTGACTTCTCTGCGTTTTGGATACTTCCTCCAAAGGAATTTTAAACAGCTTGGCTGCGGTAGAAGCGTGAATATCTTCGCCTTGCTGGAAAGCTTTGATCATATTATCTTCACCGGAAATTTCAGCAATTAAACGAAGTTCGATCTGGGAATAATCGGCAGAAATAATTTTCTTTCCTTCCCCCGAAACAAAAGCCCCACGGATCTGCTGGCCTCTTAACGTACGGATCGGAATATTCTGTAAATTCGGGTTTACACTGGCCAGACGACCTGTTGCTGCCGTAGTTTGTGAGAAATTGGTGTGAACACGGTTGTCCGTTTTTTCAATCTGAGAAGGCAGTGCATCAACATAAGTAGATTTCAGCTTCTGATATGTTCTGTACTCCAGAATATGCTGGATAATCTCATGTTTCGAAGCTAATTTCTGAAGCACATCTTCTGAAGTCGCATACTGACCGGTTTTGGTTTTCTTCGCTTTCGGATCAAGCTGCATTTTATCAAATAAAATATCTCCCAGCTGCCTTGGCGAATTCATATTAAACTCTTCTCCTGAAAGTTCGAATATCTTTGATTCTAATTGTTTCAGATCATTTTCTAAATCTACACTTTCCTTCGCGAGCCATTTTTCGTCCAGAGAAATTCCGGCCAATTCCATTTTAGCTAAAACTTCCATCAACGGCATTTCTATATTGAAGAACAGGTCTTCTAACTTTTCCTTTTTTAACTGAGGCGCAAACAGCTCGTACAACTGAAAGGTTACGTCAGCATCTTCCGCCGCATAATCCGTCTGTGTTCTCAGGTCGGCATCTCTGAAGCTGCCCTGTTTTTTTCCTTTTTTACCGATAATAGTTTCGATAGAAACGGGTTTGTAGTTCAAATATACCTCTGAAAGATAATCCATCCCGTGTCTGCCATCCGGATTTAGAAGGTAATGGGCAATCATGGTATCGAACACGGCTCCTTTCACCGTGATCTGATATTTTTGAAGGACTTTATAATCGAATTTTAAATTGTGAGCGATCTTTAACAGGTCTTCCTTTTCAAAAAATGGTCTGAAGATTTCCAAAGTCTGTAAAACTTCTCCCTGATCTTCTGATAAAGGAATATAATAGGCCAATCCTTTTTTGTAGGAGAAGCTCATTCCCACTAATTCGGCTTCCAGTTCGTTTAAAGAAGTGGTTTCCGTATCGAAGCAAACTGCTTTTTGCTTTAATAAATTCTGAACCAAAATCTTCTGCGCTTTTGGATTATCCACAAACTGATACAAGTGATCGTTCTGCTCAATCGTTGATTTTGTGGAAGTTGCCTGCTCAAGCTCTTCATAGGTCGCAAAAAGATCCAGCTGACCGACGGCCTGCGCTACTTTCTGCTGTGGAGTTGTTTCTGTAACTACCACTTCAGTTTCCGCCGCTGCTGCTTTAGTTACAGCCGGAGCAAAGGCCCTGTAAAGATTTTCATATAATCTTGTAAATTCTATTTCATCAAACACTTTTTTAGCCTGCTCAAAATCGGGAGTTTCCAGATCGTACTGTTCCTGGTGGAATTCGATGGGCGCATCACAGATGATTGTGGCTAATTTTTTAGATAAAATTCCGCGTTCTGCAGAAGCTTCCACTTTTTCTTTAAGCTTTCCTTTTAATTTATCAGTATTCGCCAAAAGATTTTCAATGCTTCCGAATTCTTTCAGGAATTTCATGGCTGTTTTTTCACCAACCCCATCCAATCCCGGAATATTATCCACGGCATCACCCATCATCGCTAAATAATCGATAACCTGCTTCGGGTCTTCAATTTCATATTTAGCTTTCACTTCTTCTACTCCTAAAATCTCAATATCTCCACCTTTTAATCCCGGTTTGTACATTTTGATTTTATCGGTCACCAACTGGGCAAAATCCTTATCCGGAGTTACCATAAATGTGGTATAACCTTCTTTTTCAGCTTTGCAGGCAATGGTTCCGATCACGTCATCCGCTTCATATCCTTCCACTCCCAAATATGGAATATGCATTGCCTCCAGAATTCTGTGAATATATGGAACGGCAATTTTGATCGCCTCAGGGGTTTCACTTCGGTTTGCTTTATATTCAGCAAAATCTTCAGTCCTTACGCTCGCCTGCCCGACATCGAAAACAACAGCCAGATGCGTTGGTCTTTCTCTTCTGATCAATTCAATCAAAGAGTTGGTAAAACCAAATATCGCAGAAGTATCTATTCCTGTGCTCGTTATCCTCGGACTTCTGATCAATGCGTAATATCCTCTGAAAATCATCGCATAAGCATCGATGAGAAAAAGTCTTTTATCTTGTGTTGCCTCTATATTTTCCATAAGGAACAAATATAAGAATTCTTATCTCTTTCTTTCGTCTTGAAACAAAAGAAACAAAAATTCAAGACTTGGAAATAAATGCTAAAAATGAGATTTGATTCTCTAAAAATTCTAAACTTGTGCGAATTCATAATTTGTGCTTCGATTTAATATTTGTCACGCACTTCAAACACTAGAATTTTCTTAGCGTTCATAAAATTCATTTTTTTAACGCATTTATTTCCTAAGTCGATTTTGGGGTGCGGGAATTCCCCTCCTTTGGAGGAGGTGGTGTTATTTTCAACGTTTTACAATATCATTTTTTTGTCATTTCGTAGGAATTTAAGCGTATATTTTCCTCATATTATAAGCCTGAAATCCAACGAAATGACAAACTGTATATTTATTTCAAGTTTTGAAAGGAGGACCACAGCCCTAGCCCAGATAGAAACGGATACCCCGCAACGGAGTCGGAGAGTTTTTGGAGAGGAAGGGATTTTGGAGTTGGCAGGCGTGGAAAAGCGCTGGCGTGAGGAGTATGAGTGGATAGCTGGAAATAGCTTCTAAAAAAAAATTAGAATTAGCTACTGAAATTATACCATTTTATCTTTGAAATTTCCTTTAAATTATTCACCCCCTGCGGGGTTATAACGTCATTAAATACTTGCTCATCGGGCTTCACCCGACGCTACTGATAGGTAACCCCTTCAAGGTTTATTAAGGATCAGTTTCAAAACTTGGGGCGAAATTGTTTAGATGTTTTTTTTGCCACGAATGCACTAATATTTTTATTTCCCACAGATCGTACAGATTTTCACAGATGATATTGTTGATTTCCTTTGTTTAACCTTTGTGGTCTTTTATAAGTGGACCGGTTTGGTGAGACTTATATCATTTTATCTTTGAAATTTCCTTCACACTATTCACCCCCTGCGGGGTTATAACATCATTAAATACTTGCTCATCGGGTTTCACCCGACGCTACTGATAGGTAACCCCTTCAGGGTTTATCAAGGTAAATTTAAAAAAATTGTATTGATCTGATGTTAATCGAAATGACAAAAAAAAGACCTCAAATTGAGATCTTTTTGTATTTAAAAATATAATTTTTAATCTAATTCGGCTCTGGAAACCAGATCCTGAACAGCCAGTTCATCTTCGCAGGTATTTTTAAATTCCAACACAAATTCTTTCAGCTTTTCGGGGTTTGTGGAATAAGCGCAGAACATATCTGCTTCGGGATCGAATTTTATTTCATCAGCCATTTCGGGTTTCTTTTCCTGGACAAAAACTTTCGCAAGAGAGGCCCAATCATAGCCATTTCCTTCGAAGCCATCATCTTTTCTCCAATCGAAGATATCCGGTTTATAGCTTCCCGCATTGAGACAAACTGAAAAAGTTTTTTCTGAGGCCACCCAAAAGAAGGGTTTAATAGTTGTTTCAAAATTGTACGCTTCCATAAGATGTTTGTTTACATTTTGTTTTCACTACTAAAGATACTGAATTTCTCCTTTGGGCGATTTTTTATAACATTTATTAACTTTTCCAAGGATTAAGTCTAACTTCCCTGCTGTAAAAAATATAACGGAATATTGTGATAATTCGGATGATCGCCCATCCATAAATCTAAGCCTTCAAAAAAATGATGATCATCTTCCTTCAGCTTTTCCTGTACTGTATTATGAATTTTAAACAACAACTCGGCAACTGTAAAAAATTCGCCATTATCAGCTGTTAAAAGAAAATCGGGTTCAATGCTGTCTTCAATTTCGTTGTCCCAATATTCATACTGCACGACTACTTTATCCGTATTTAGAACAGCCTGATCAAAATCCACATCGAAAGTTTTGCCTTTGATTTTTTCGTTATATTCTTTTAATGCTAATCTGAAATCTTCAGTAACGGGAAATTTCTCTTCGCTGAAATTCCAGAGTACATCTTGTAAAATCTGTTTTGGGTATTGTTCCATCATCATTTAATATTTCTTTATTCCTGAATCCAGAGAAGTAATTGTATCAGCCAGATCAGAATCAGCCAAAATGGTAACATAGCTATCACTATTGATATCAATATCAAAAATGGAATACCCCTTACCTTCCAATATAGCATTAACTTTCACAAAAAAAAATTCCGGCTCCAAATCATAGAGATCTTCATCGTTTTCTATAACCACTGACGCACCGAGCTTAGCTGCTATCTCTTGAATTTCCTCTTTTGCTGTAGCATAATTTTCTTTCCAGTCGATTTCTAATGCATAACCTTTTTCAATAAGCAAATCGATCATCAGCAACCTTGTGATATCCTGATGCTCATCGGGCGTTCTGAAAAAGAAATCTTCGTATAGCGCAGGATCTGCATTAACTTCTGACAATTTCTTCACCATAGTTTCTTTATCATCTAAATCTCTTACCAGAATATTGATGATCTCTTTATAATTTTCCATAGTTTACTTTTATTTCCAGTGAACCCAATCGTAAGGATAATACTTCTGATTTTTCAGAGATGAATCTTCAGCATCTGCTATTTTTACAAAAGCTGCACTTTCGAAACTCCAATATCCGAAGAAGACCTCATTTTTGTTTTTATCATTATCAAACCAGTAGGTAGGTTTCATTTTTTTGTACCAGACATTATCCAGATAGTTTTTGAGATCTTCTGTGTTTTTTGTTTCGTAAAAAGTTTTCAAAAAACCAAACTCATCAGGATAAGTGAGTTCTGAAACCTTATTCCGATCCGAAAACTTAGACCAAATAATGAGATCATAAATACCGTCTTTATGTCGGCTTTCATCTAAAACTGTAATTATTTTTCTAAAATCTGAATCATCGATATCTAAAAGAACTGCCAGTGACAGCATCCACAGCATTAAAATATAATCATCAAACTGAATATTTTTCCCTTCGCTTTGCCAGCCTTCTTTTAAAGCATTAATGACTTCCTTAAAATTATTCTGAATTTCCTGAACAGAATGTCCGGCGGAATATTTAGCAATTACCGTATGAAGCCCTGTTGTAAAAATCTGTCTTTTCACAGCAGGAATTCTATCATTAGCTGTGGCTCCAGACTTTAATCCGTCTTCATAAAATTCGATATCTTCTTTGTTTAGTAAAATATAATTTTCAAAATACTCCTGATCTTTGAAACTTGTTCTCATACTTTTTACTACTCCGTCTATTTCTTGATGAGTGGAAGCGTCAATATCTGTTAATCTTTGATACAGTGGCTCATCACCTTTATCCATTAGATCTCTAATCTTTGGGATTAATGATTCTTAAACATCCAGTTATCTTTTTAACATTAAAAAGATGATACTAAACTAAGCATTTTAATCATGATTATTTTGGATATTAAACCTAAATTTAAGATAAGCGAATAAAAAAACAGAATAGTGATCTAAAAAGAGCACTATTCTGTTTACCAATTTTATTTTTACTAAGATGATTGTAGGTTTTAGTTACCCGGCCAGATACCTTCGTAAGCAGAATTACCATAATTGATTTTTTCTGCACTGATAACGAAGCTGATCAACATACTGTTTTCATCTACTGCGTCGAAGTCCACTTCGTGCTGGATCACATATCCGTTTTCCCAGTTCAGAGTAATCAAAGTTCCTTCTTCGTGAGATTTGTTGAATGTAATTTCACCTTGTGTAGGCTTGTATTTTCCGTTTAATAAACTTTCAAGGATATCTGATTTCTCAGTAGCTTCCACGGTAAGTTTGATGATTGCATTGGAAGGATCTGATGCTACACGCCCTGATACGTCTGTAGATCTTGAAACACTGTAGTTTAGCTTCAATAATTTTTGACCTTCTCCCCCGTTGAATTTTAAGATTCCTCTTGA
The sequence above is a segment of the Chryseobacterium sp. MYb264 genome. Coding sequences within it:
- a CDS encoding immunity 22 family protein, with product MRRDTLDFWIGNFNSEEDFYEFVEEDEKFYLEEDSDDVFVSKFAESQNTIWFDQDLIEYGFEDGNVGIYEKFANYSFAEQWLPILINRLNEINPDFDINSLIFVSGGQVPKPVSVENDFFSLTYIGGIEYEF
- a CDS encoding protein phosphatase 2C domain-containing protein; the protein is MNIYSTIQIGDYHTNQCEDALIIKNIGSDRLLIAVMDGCTTAMESHFASTLVSKILRKIATELGYRELYEKSLDHLNADFELQEILKSLFKELLSIKNQLLLDEKELLTTLIIVLYHKKEKQGIALAVGDGLVCINGELFNFNQDNKPDYLGFHLKEDFDSWYQNQTQKIFFNTIKDISIATDGIFTFSKMKSTDHKAQIDPVDYLLMDKMEDTSDEMLNLRMKKLENQYGLKPTDDIAIIRITNE
- a CDS encoding DUF4822 domain-containing protein, producing the protein MRIIKLTLFLVFSLSAIGLIIASCLGIERIYRSELTPSRLLVSQKWKTTKILDPEGHNIISEPQKLSGTTEYKSNGTYVIRSLDGSVRAIGDWSITEDGKKGIWIEKKEDHSDKVRSTDVVDIIKLTPSLFIYSINVNGQKLTVEHIPL
- a CDS encoding permease-like cell division protein FtsX, translating into MQKLALFLLLFSNLLIAQNDGWNKIKEDIYQKTVKENSTETIKDPDIVTFTTFGFAKGETIQLDPAKQITSVQTSFEDLKSFIKSDLDLKKNSKYLVKIQMKEPESYKYNIFLLDKITKQDKEKLEHYLKKNYALTSIQYISKEEAKNNAKKELGVEEGDLFEEDIFPASFQLYSKKPLHLEPVTKLFPKIVEDTIDNNQLPNFIVFDVKT
- the polA gene encoding DNA polymerase I; the protein is MENIEATQDKRLFLIDAYAMIFRGYYALIRSPRITSTGIDTSAIFGFTNSLIELIRRERPTHLAVVFDVGQASVRTEDFAEYKANRSETPEAIKIAVPYIHRILEAMHIPYLGVEGYEADDVIGTIACKAEKEGYTTFMVTPDKDFAQLVTDKIKMYKPGLKGGDIEILGVEEVKAKYEIEDPKQVIDYLAMMGDAVDNIPGLDGVGEKTAMKFLKEFGSIENLLANTDKLKGKLKEKVEASAERGILSKKLATIICDAPIEFHQEQYDLETPDFEQAKKVFDEIEFTRLYENLYRAFAPAVTKAAAAETEVVVTETTPQQKVAQAVGQLDLFATYEELEQATSTKSTIEQNDHLYQFVDNPKAQKILVQNLLKQKAVCFDTETTSLNELEAELVGMSFSYKKGLAYYIPLSEDQGEVLQTLEIFRPFFEKEDLLKIAHNLKFDYKVLQKYQITVKGAVFDTMIAHYLLNPDGRHGMDYLSEVYLNYKPVSIETIIGKKGKKQGSFRDADLRTQTDYAAEDADVTFQLYELFAPQLKKEKLEDLFFNIEMPLMEVLAKMELAGISLDEKWLAKESVDLENDLKQLESKIFELSGEEFNMNSPRQLGDILFDKMQLDPKAKKTKTGQYATSEDVLQKLASKHEIIQHILEYRTYQKLKSTYVDALPSQIEKTDNRVHTNFSQTTAATGRLASVNPNLQNIPIRTLRGQQIRGAFVSGEGKKIISADYSQIELRLIAEISGEDNMIKAFQQGEDIHASTAAKLFKIPLEEVSKTQRSQAKTVNFGIIYGQGAFALAEQTGLSRSEAKQMIEAYFETYPKLKEYMADQVNKARQQGYVETLLGRKRHLKDINSGNFVVRGHAERNAVNAPVQGSAADVVKMAMIKIQNELEKEKLQTKMLLQVHDELIFEAPIDEVEVAKNIIKTEMENAVETQVPLLVEVGVGDNWLEAH
- a CDS encoding immunity 51 family protein — its product is MEAYNFETTIKPFFWVASEKTFSVCLNAGSYKPDIFDWRKDDGFEGNGYDWASLAKVFVQEKKPEMADEIKFDPEADMFCAYSTNPEKLKEFVLEFKNTCEDELAVQDLVSRAELD
- a CDS encoding DUF6630 family protein, which translates into the protein MENYKEIINILVRDLDDKETMVKKLSEVNADPALYEDFFFRTPDEHQDITRLLMIDLLIEKGYALEIDWKENYATAKEEIQEIAAKLGASVVIENDEDLYDLEPEFFFVKVNAILEGKGYSIFDIDINSDSYVTILADSDLADTITSLDSGIKKY
- a CDS encoding PoNe immunity protein domain-containing protein, coding for MDKGDEPLYQRLTDIDASTHQEIDGVVKSMRTSFKDQEYFENYILLNKEDIEFYEDGLKSGATANDRIPAVKRQIFTTGLHTVIAKYSAGHSVQEIQNNFKEVINALKEGWQSEGKNIQFDDYILMLWMLSLAVLLDIDDSDFRKIITVLDESRHKDGIYDLIIWSKFSDRNKVSELTYPDEFGFLKTFYETKNTEDLKNYLDNVWYKKMKPTYWFDNDKNKNEVFFGYWSFESAAFVKIADAEDSSLKNQKYYPYDWVHWK
- the tssD gene encoding type VI secretion system tube protein TssD, which gives rise to MAANSRGILKFNGGEGQKLLKLNYSVSRSTDVSGRVASDPSNAIIKLTVEATEKSDILESLLNGKYKPTQGEITFNKSHEEGTLITLNWENGYVIQHEVDFDAVDENSMLISFVISAEKINYGNSAYEGIWPGN